The window GATATCCCGATGTGTTGTTACGATTCATAAACTAACACCAACCTTGACACCAGACGCTCTGGTGGCTTGTAAACGAGTGAGACGCCCTGTGGAATTATCTCGTTGTATGTTTGATATCACAGATAATACTCGCGACTCACAACCCATTACGGTACTGGATTACTGTCGTCGTAGTCTTCTACCTCTTCGCTATGCACAATGTGTGGTTGGTTTAAGCCGCGAAACAGACTTTTCTTCGGGTCAAGTGATGGAGAGTTGTATTAGAGCTGAGGATTTTCCGGGAAACTTGTACCCTAATGTTGTACCACTACCGCCACAAAAGCCAACAGTGCCAGTCATTGTCCCCAAGATCCCACCGACCCCCCCAGCTAATCCCATGAACTCTAACTTTTAAGAATTGATTGACCCCCCACCCCCCTGAATCAGGGGGGAGTAAGAGAGTTATCGTAACCTCATGGCTGATGAGCCAGTTGCAGGGAGGCGATCCCATGACGGATATCTTGTAGCTTCTGGAGAGCATAACCTTCGGTGAGGAAAGATTCTGCTTTGGCAAAACCTGTGGCTAGATCTGGGCAGACACCACAACGCCATAAGTAAAATCCGCCGTTCCAGATGGCAACCGACATTAATTCCGTAGGTTTGCCGTTTAAGACATGCTGCATCTGTTGTATCAATTCAGGAGTGGAGTCAAGAGGCGCTTCTTGATGGGCAAAACCATAGTCACGAGGATGTAGCAAAAGACGCTCAAAGCCTTCACTAACGTCCGGTTGACTGATAGCAATAATTGCTGTGCGATCGCGCGGTAAATCACAGCTACCTTCTAATCCCTTAACCAGGGTGAACTTTCTTACCCCCCGCATCTCCAGCGTTTCTCGAAAGCGCAGTTCGGTGGGAGGATGAACATACCCCGCCACTATATGCACATCTCCCCCATAGGGCGACCAGATTAGTTCCATTGTGGCAAAGGGTGGACGTTTGCCAATTTGGTCGCGGTAGGGTACCAATGCCTGTGCTTCAGGAAAGTGCTGCGGCAGATAGATCAATCCCAAACCCGTTGTCTTGAATAATTGCTCAATCTGCGACAAGGTGACGCGGGAAAAGTCCACGCCTAATCCTTGCCAAATCTCAATTAAGGGGACGCCATACTTCGTTGGCATACAATCTCCCCCATGCATGATCACTCGTACTCCAGCCGTCGCTAAAATCAGAGCTGTGAGCGGAGTTACAGGGGCAGTACGCGATCGCCCATCATAAGGTGTTCCGAATACTGTTACAGGTTGGGACAACAAGGACGTTGTTGCGGCATCTTCTTCATTCTCAATTCCCGATTGCCCATTCCCGAACCCCTCTAGTTGTAGCTTCGGTCCGATCTGCTCATACGCATCCAGCATCCCTGCCAATTCTTGACTCGTAGGCCGTTTAATCCGATGGGCAATCATAAATGCCCCAATCTGAGCCGGCGTTGCCTCCTGCAACAACATCATCCGAGTAGCGGCGGCCGCTTCCTCACGACTTAAGTCTTCACCTGTGTGGACGCCACTACCGACTTTCTTTAACAATTCTCTGAAAGCATTACTCATGGTAGGTTTCCTCGGTGATTCTCAGTTTTGTGAGGACAAAAAATGATCGATAGAAAGTCAGCTTATACCATTTTGGATTTTGGATTTTAAGCGCTTTTGCAAGACAAAAGTTTCAGCACCTTCAATCTGATCATTTAGGCTTTATTTGTATTATCGGTTAACCCTTAAGCGTTAAAGGCTGACTATCATACGACGTGTGAGGCTGAGCGATGGAATTTTGGGTAGCCATTGCATTGGCTGCCGACTTTTCCAGTTGACGCACGAGTTGACAGAAGTGCTGAATCGGGGGAATTTGGATACGATCTTGGGTCGTAACCAAGACGACTTGGCGTGTCAAGATGCTATCAGAGTTCGGAGCCTCGCTAACCATATTACCGACCTCCGTTATTGATGGAGCAAGACCGATGAGTGAGCCTCGCTCAGTGTTAAAGGCGATCGCTCGAATGGCTAGGGTTGAGTCTGTTCGAGCTTCTACTAAAGCCGATTCAGGTAGTAGAGCAATCAGTTCTCCCTGTCGAACAACACCTCGAAACGCATCCAAGGTATTTAACTCCATAACGGCGCGTAGCTTAGTCCCCTGTCGAGCAAACCGCTCTTGTACCAACCGCTGCATCCCATAGCCGTCTTTAAATACTACTTGTGGATATTTAATCAATTCTGACCAAGGCACCTGTTCGTGCTGAGTTAGGGGATGATTCGATGCCATCAAGACTTCGACTCGTTCCTCGTAGAGGACATCGACAACCATTTCCGGACTAGCGGTTAAAAAGCGGTTGTTCATCACGATCGCCACATCCACTAACCCATCTCGGAGAACTTTTAGGGCGCGATCGCTCCCTAACGCCGTTACCCGCAACTGTACCTCTGGGTAGTCGCGACAAAATTTCTGTAACACTGGAGGCAAGTAATGAGCACAGACCGAGTGAATAGCTGCCACACAGAGTTCTGGCTGCTTTCCAGCCATCAAATCCGCTAATTCTTGTGTTGCCGATTCCCACTCTTGACAAATTTTGCGGGCGCGAGGTAAGAGATGTTCACCTCCTAAGGTTAGTTTGGCTTGAGCCGTGCGATGAAACAGTGGCAAACCCAACTCGGCTTCCAATGACTGGATTTGGCGACTGACTGTAGACTGAGTGATTTCACACTTGCGTGCCGCTTGTCCAAAGCTACCTGTCTCAGCAACAGCCAGAAAGGCTTGTAACTGCTCAATCCGCATGATTATGTAAATTAATTTACATTCTTAATAATGCAATGACCATAACGGATTTAGGGTTCTAGTTCGGTAGAGTTTGATACAGCCTGTACAGAAGTTTTAATGAGGTAGGGAAACAACCCGATGGAAAGAAGTGCATGAGCTCGGTGAGTCGGTCATAAGGCTATTAGGTTTGCTCCACTCACAGATTCCTGGTTCCTAAGTACAAATAGCTATTTTGATCTTGAGCAGAGAAATACTTAAATTACCCCTGATTTAACAGGGGTAACGCCAACTGATAGGACAGCAAGCTAATATCCAAAGTTAATAGTTGTTTCACGATCTATCCCCTACTTTAAGACCTATATCTAAATAGGTATGTCGTAACTCAGCCGTTTAATTGGCTTTAGTTGAAAGAATATCTTTGGGGAACTGATTTTCTTGATTCTTGTCCATATTATTCTTGTTCGTATCTTGCTTTATGTCTTTTTAAAAGCTGAATATATTGATCATTCGTCTTGGCTTGCTCCCATTTTTGCTTAAAGATTTTCGCACATTCAGCTTTAACGGGGTCTACTTCATTCGGTAAAATATCTTTTCTGGCTTTGGTTTGAGCTTCTTTCGAGGTTTCTTTTTGAGGGTTATGCTTATATTTTCTGCCGCTTTTATGATTAGCGTATCGACGAGATCGGGTATAACCCATTTGTAAAAACTTGCGAGCCATATCTGCCCCAACAAAATCATCCTGATGAAGATAGTCCAGAAACATGCCGTAGATTTTCTCGCTAGATTCTCTTGCTATCTCTGGAGTTTTAAAACGCCAATGGGGAAGAATTTCAGATTTATAAGGTTCTACCAACAGCACTCCTTGCTCACCCTTACCGACTCGATACAGTTCAGGCGACGCACGAAAATCGATAGTTTTAAAATCTAAAGAGTAATCAAACAGAGTCACTGATTATTCATCTCAAATGCAACAACTTATCAATGAAACGCTGGATGAGGACATGAGAGACTCTGGCTTAGTTTGGTCGTGCGAAAATTATAGATTCTAAGCGAATTAGGGCTGTTTCCAAGTCATCGTTCACTATTTGCACATCAAATTCATCAGCCGCATCGATCTCTGCTTGAGCTCGCGTTAGGCGTCGAGCGATCGCTTCTTCACTATCTTGACCTCGAACGCGAATCCGCCGCTCTAGTTCGGCTAAAGTGGGAGGCAAAATAAAAATACGCAAAGCTGTTGGGAAAGTTTGATTAATCTTTCTCGCACCCACTACTTCAATTTCTAAAATAACCAGCCGGCCCTGTTGAATTTGCTGTTGGACTTGCAAGCATGGTGTTCCATAGTAGTTGCCAGCATACTCCGCCCATTCTAGAAGCTCATCAGCCGCCACCATTTGTTCAAATTTGTCTCGGCTGACAAAGTAGTAGTGCTGCCCCTCAATTTCACCGGGACGGGGTTGGCGTGTCGTCGCGGAGATGGAAAAATATAGTTCTGGGTGGCGTTGAATGAGCGATCGCAGCAAAGTCCCTTTACCAACACCACTGGGACCTGTTACGACGATGAGTTTGCCTGCTTGCATGTTGAGGGAGAGATGGTTTAATTAGGGCTGCTTTGACCATCTTTGCTGATCACGAAGCGATGAGCAACTGTTTCCGGTTGAATAGCGGAGAGAATGATGTGGCTCGAATCTGTAATAATCACAGCTCTAGTACGACGACCGTAAGTTGCATCAATAAGCTGTCCGCGATCTCGTGCATCGGTAATGATCCGCTTGATTGGAGCAGACTCTGGAGAAACAATCGCAACGACTCGGTTTGCCGATACGATATTGCCAAAACCGATATTAATCAGTTGAATGTCCATGAAGCACTAGCGGGAAGAGCCGCATAAAGAGCGATTTTCAGGATTCAATTTCCATGGTATCCACAATAATTTAGCCTTACAAGGCTAAATTCCACAGAAAATCCTGATTTTGGCTTTTATTTTCCTCGATTTACCTTTTGCACAGAACCAGTCTGGAGATAGATCTGTGGGCTGCATCCAGTTGGCTTTCTTCGACTAAAGGCTGTTGTCTGTCGTGCTGGACGACCCAAACCTCCTAGTGTTCAAGGTCAATTGGGCTTGTAATAGTCAGTAATCTTCACTATAAATTTATAAAAATTCACTTAAAATTAACTTCTTGTAAAACCCTATCTCAGGTGAGTTCCATAAGCAAAGACAAGGTTTATGCTGGCAAGAGAAAAATATTGAATCAAATAAACAATGAAAATTATTGGAAAAAATTTTATTCACAAAATTTTCACTTATCTAAGCTCAAATTAGAAATATGAGCTTGCAATTCTAGTGCAAAAACAGAGTGAAATCATGGGTGTAAGTCAATCATTTTTTACAATTGTTCTGGCAACATTGGGGCTATCTTTATCACCCCTGGCGGCGAATGCAATCGGGTTTAGCACGGTTTCCGAGGCTGAGCTGAAAACCTTGATGAGCCAACCGACCTTTGTCGCGGGAAGCCAGTTTGGAAGTCTTTTCTTGGAAAATGAAGCTCAGGCTGATCTCAGCGTCGATTTTGTCTGGTCTAAGGGGAAAAAACAACCATTTTCACTAAGTTACGATGGTTCAATTGTCAAATATACAGTTGGAGAGACAACCTTAGAAACTCAAAGCGAGGGCTTTTTTAAGGACATTTTCATATATACAAAAGCAACAGCCGATTTGACCAGCGTCCTTCTGAATAACTTAATCCTGACCGACTCATCCACGACTCTATCAATTTCTGGGATTGCGGCCTCATCCCCTAACAACAAAGTAAATATTTTTGGGATTCGTGATATTCAAGAGAGTTTTACCTTGACGGGTAATGCTATGCTAAGTTGGCTTAACAAACCACAGAACCCCAATAATCTGGCTTATCAGATTCAAGTTGGGAATGTAAATTCTCTAACCCCTTCGCCTAACACAAATCCAACCCCAGCAGATCCGGTCAATTCGCCAGCACCTGAGCCAGAAGCTAATACAGGAATCGATTGGTGGTCATGGTTACCCAGTCCTAGTTCGGGAAACTATTGTACTAGTCCTTAGTAGGGACCCCTCTCCAGAAGGAGTTCGGAAAACCATTACGAGTTCTAGTCTGGATCTGCGAGGATGGTACAGATGCCTAATTGTGATTACGGAAAAGACAGCTTGTGCAACCAGTTGACTTTACCACCCTAACAGCAGCTTGTGATGAACTGCGTTCTGACTGGGTACCAGGGCGTGCCGAACAAGTATATCAGCGCGATCGCTACACCATTGCGCTCTGCTTACGCACCCTAAAACATCGGGGTTGGCTCACAATCTCCTGGCATCCTCAAGCCGCTCGAATTTATCTGGGTGATCCACCGCCTCGGACTCCCGATACCTTTACCTTTAGCGACCAACTGCGTCACCAATTAAGTGGGCTGGCTCTAGTATCCATAGAATTGATTGCACCGTGGGAGCGTGTATTAGATTTGCAGTTTGCTCGACGACCCGGAGACCATGTGAGCTATCACCTCTACGTCGAAATTATGGGCAAATACAGTAATGTCATCCTGGCAGGTGGTGACAATGTCATGATCACAGCAGCCCATCAAGTGAGTTCTCAGCAATCAAGTGTCCGTCCCATTCAAACCGGTCAGCCTTACGAAAAACCACCCGCTCTCATGGGTACAGCCCCTAGTTTGGACGAATCCCTAGAACGCTGGCAAGAACGAGTCAGTTTAGTACCGGGCGCATTGCAGCGTCAGTTGCTCAAAAGTTACCGGGGTTTGAGTCCAGCATTGGTACGATCAATGGCGCAAGCGGCTGGACTGAATGCTGACAAATCCACAGAAACTCTTAGTGCCTCTGATTGGCAACGGTTGTTTGAATGCTGGCAACAATGGCTGCAAACTTTGGGAATTCAGAATTGGGAAGAAGGATTCAAAAGTGAGCCATCCACAGTTGAAGGTTCTACCCTGCAATTAGGTTTTCAACCCGGTTGGACTGAGCAAGGTTATACAGTCATGGGTTGGGGTGCTGTTCAATCGGCAAAGAATGTCCAAACCTTACTCAATGATTACTACACTGCCGAGCTAAACCAACAAGAATTTAATCAACTCCATCACCAACTCACCCAAAAACTGGGCAATGTTCTCGGAAAACTGCGTCAGAAAGCCTCGACCTTTCAAGAACGCTTGCAGCAATCTGACCAAGCCGACCAATATCGACAACAAGCTGACCTATTGATGGCGCACCTCCAGGATTGGCAACCGGGGATGAAGTCTATTGAACTGTTAGACTTTGATACGGCTCAACCCGTGATAATTCCTCTAAACCCAGAGAAAAATGCCGTCCAAAATGCTCAATTGCTCTACAAGCGTCACCAAAAGCTGAAACGCGCTCGTCATGCGGTGGAGCCGTTACTCCAAGAGGTACAGGGAGAAATTCAGTATTTAGAACAAGTAGAGGCATCCTTAACTCAGCTAGATGCTTACAAGTCCTCAGACGATTTACAAACACTACAGGAAATTCGCGAGGAACTGATTCAGCAAAAGTATTTAGACTCCCCCGATCAGCGGAATCGAGAAGTTACGGATGTTTCTGTGCCCTATCGCTATCGGACACCGAGTGGATTTGAATTGTTGATTGGTCGCAACAATCGCCAGAATGACCATCTGACGTTTCGGACGGCAGGAGACTATGACCTTTGGTTCCACACTCAAGAGATTGCGGGTAGCCATGTTCTCCTCCGCTTAGAGCCAGGAACTGTGCCTGATGAAGCAGATTTGCAGTTTGCCGCTGATCTGGCGGCTCACTACAGTCGGGGGCGTCAAAGTGACCAAGTTCCGGTTGTTTACACCAAGCCTAAGCACGTTTATAAGCCCAAAGGGGCTAAACCGGGTATGACGGTTTATAAACATGAGCGAGTCCTATGGGGACATCCTCAGCAAGGTAGCAACTATCTAAGGAAAGAGGTTGCTCTGTAAACTTGTAAATTTTGGTTACAAAAAAATCGTATTCCCTGTTACAATAAAGAAATAAAGAAATCTTTCTGCTGCCGATTGGGAACGCGCAGCTTGGATTTCCCCAATGTAGAGCAACAACGAAATTATTACTTCTACAAAGACCAGCCGTCACCGCAGCTGGTCTTTTTTAGACTCAGGGAAAAATTGAACGGCTTATCCCAGTTAAGCAGCAGCGATCGCCTCCTGTCCATGTCTTCGCATCAGTTCCATGAGTTCATCCCGGTAGTCGTGGAATGTAGAGTGTCGCTTCACGGTATGGGTACGATGGGGCAGCTTGATCGAAATTTCCTTCCTTACTGTACCGGGACGAGTACCGAGAGCGTAGATGCGATTCGAGAGAAATACGGCTTCCTCTACGTCATGGGTGATCATAAAAATTGTAATATTGGTGCGCTGCCATAGGTCGAGCATGAACTCATGCATTGACTCTTTGGTGTGGATGTCTAATGCACCGAAGGGTTCATCCATCAACAGCACTTTGGGTTCCGAAGTGAGAGCACGAGCGATCGCCACTCGTTGCTTCATCCCACCCGATAACTCTTTCGGCAAGGATTTGGCAAACTCAGTCAACCCCACCACACTCAGGTAGTAGCTAGCTTGTTCGCGCCGTTGTTTTTTGGGTACGCCTTGAAGCTTCAGTCCAAACTCAGCATTTTCCTGTACAGTCATCCAAGGATAGAGGGTGTAGTGCTGAAACACCATTCCCCGATCCGGCCCTGGCCCAGTGACGCACTGACCATCAATGCTGACTTCCCCCAAAGTGGGAGTATCGAGTCCAGCAATCTGCCGCAGTAAGGTAGATTTACCCGATCCCGATGCACCCACCGCGCAGATAAATTCACCCTGCTCAATTGTCATATTAATGTCTTTGAGGACAACTAACGCTCCATTTTTTGTATTGAAGTGCTTATGTAAATGGGTAATTTGCAGATACATGGATTAAACCTCTAAATAGAGAATAGGTATTCGTTATCAATTCACCTAGAGTAGATGCTGTAAAATAGGTAACAATTTCAGGGATAAAGTCAGTAAAAAAAGGGTTAGCGCTTCTGGTTTGCCCACTTGCAGGAAACCCGTAGAAAGTATTGGAATAAAAGATCGAATGATAGTCCAATCACTCCGAT of the Allocoleopsis franciscana PCC 7113 genome contains:
- a CDS encoding LysR family transcriptional regulator, whose translation is MRIEQLQAFLAVAETGSFGQAARKCEITQSTVSRQIQSLEAELGLPLFHRTAQAKLTLGGEHLLPRARKICQEWESATQELADLMAGKQPELCVAAIHSVCAHYLPPVLQKFCRDYPEVQLRVTALGSDRALKVLRDGLVDVAIVMNNRFLTASPEMVVDVLYEERVEVLMASNHPLTQHEQVPWSELIKYPQVVFKDGYGMQRLVQERFARQGTKLRAVMELNTLDAFRGVVRQGELIALLPESALVEARTDSTLAIRAIAFNTERGSLIGLAPSITEVGNMVSEAPNSDSILTRQVVLVTTQDRIQIPPIQHFCQLVRQLEKSAANAMATQNSIAQPHTSYDSQPLTLKG
- a CDS encoding anthranilate phosphoribosyltransferase family protein; translation: MSNAFRELLKKVGSGVHTGEDLSREEAAAATRMMLLQEATPAQIGAFMIAHRIKRPTSQELAGMLDAYEQIGPKLQLEGFGNGQSGIENEEDAATTSLLSQPVTVFGTPYDGRSRTAPVTPLTALILATAGVRVIMHGGDCMPTKYGVPLIEIWQGLGVDFSRVTLSQIEQLFKTTGLGLIYLPQHFPEAQALVPYRDQIGKRPPFATMELIWSPYGGDVHIVAGYVHPPTELRFRETLEMRGVRKFTLVKGLEGSCDLPRDRTAIIAISQPDVSEGFERLLLHPRDYGFAHQEAPLDSTPELIQQMQHVLNGKPTELMSVAIWNGGFYLWRCGVCPDLATGFAKAESFLTEGYALQKLQDIRHGIASLQLAHQP
- the gmk gene encoding guanylate kinase, which produces MQAGKLIVVTGPSGVGKGTLLRSLIQRHPELYFSISATTRQPRPGEIEGQHYYFVSRDKFEQMVAADELLEWAEYAGNYYGTPCLQVQQQIQQGRLVILEIEVVGARKINQTFPTALRIFILPPTLAELERRIRVRGQDSEEAIARRLTRAQAEIDAADEFDVQIVNDDLETALIRLESIIFARPN
- a CDS encoding DUF4385 domain-containing protein, which gives rise to MTLFDYSLDFKTIDFRASPELYRVGKGEQGVLLVEPYKSEILPHWRFKTPEIARESSEKIYGMFLDYLHQDDFVGADMARKFLQMGYTRSRRYANHKSGRKYKHNPQKETSKEAQTKARKDILPNEVDPVKAECAKIFKQKWEQAKTNDQYIQLLKRHKARYEQE
- a CDS encoding Rqc2 family fibronectin-binding protein translates to MQPVDFTTLTAACDELRSDWVPGRAEQVYQRDRYTIALCLRTLKHRGWLTISWHPQAARIYLGDPPPRTPDTFTFSDQLRHQLSGLALVSIELIAPWERVLDLQFARRPGDHVSYHLYVEIMGKYSNVILAGGDNVMITAAHQVSSQQSSVRPIQTGQPYEKPPALMGTAPSLDESLERWQERVSLVPGALQRQLLKSYRGLSPALVRSMAQAAGLNADKSTETLSASDWQRLFECWQQWLQTLGIQNWEEGFKSEPSTVEGSTLQLGFQPGWTEQGYTVMGWGAVQSAKNVQTLLNDYYTAELNQQEFNQLHHQLTQKLGNVLGKLRQKASTFQERLQQSDQADQYRQQADLLMAHLQDWQPGMKSIELLDFDTAQPVIIPLNPEKNAVQNAQLLYKRHQKLKRARHAVEPLLQEVQGEIQYLEQVEASLTQLDAYKSSDDLQTLQEIREELIQQKYLDSPDQRNREVTDVSVPYRYRTPSGFELLIGRNNRQNDHLTFRTAGDYDLWFHTQEIAGSHVLLRLEPGTVPDEADLQFAADLAAHYSRGRQSDQVPVVYTKPKHVYKPKGAKPGMTVYKHERVLWGHPQQGSNYLRKEVAL
- a CDS encoding choice-of-anchor W domain-containing protein; this translates as MGVSQSFFTIVLATLGLSLSPLAANAIGFSTVSEAELKTLMSQPTFVAGSQFGSLFLENEAQADLSVDFVWSKGKKQPFSLSYDGSIVKYTVGETTLETQSEGFFKDIFIYTKATADLTSVLLNNLILTDSSTTLSISGIAASSPNNKVNIFGIRDIQESFTLTGNAMLSWLNKPQNPNNLAYQIQVGNVNSLTPSPNTNPTPADPVNSPAPEPEANTGIDWWSWLPSPSSGNYCTSP
- the remA gene encoding extracellular matrix/biofilm regulator RemA yields the protein MDIQLINIGFGNIVSANRVVAIVSPESAPIKRIITDARDRGQLIDATYGRRTRAVIITDSSHIILSAIQPETVAHRFVISKDGQSSPN
- a CDS encoding ABC transporter ATP-binding protein → MYLQITHLHKHFNTKNGALVVLKDINMTIEQGEFICAVGASGSGKSTLLRQIAGLDTPTLGEVSIDGQCVTGPGPDRGMVFQHYTLYPWMTVQENAEFGLKLQGVPKKQRREQASYYLSVVGLTEFAKSLPKELSGGMKQRVAIARALTSEPKVLLMDEPFGALDIHTKESMHEFMLDLWQRTNITIFMITHDVEEAVFLSNRIYALGTRPGTVRKEISIKLPHRTHTVKRHSTFHDYRDELMELMRRHGQEAIAAA